GCAACTTGTGTCGGAAAGGACGTGGCGACGCGTAGGTGTAGGGCCGGAGCCAATATATCTTCCCTTTTCGTTTCGAGAATTCCTGTCCTGCCCGTTTTGCATGGGTTTCCCGTGAAAGCCCCAGCAGCGGGCCAGATCCAGCAGCGGGCCAGATTGTTCGATGATGAGACCAAGCACTGCGGGCCTCGGCTTCACGGCCCGGCCCAATTAGGAGGAGAAGAGCGGTGCTGCTTTTGTTCCGGCGTGCGACGCGTGTCGGGAAGCCGCCGCACGCAGCCAAATTCAATTCTCAATCCTTCCGGCCACAGCACCGTTGCATTGCCTTGCTTTTGCTCCCTTCCCCCAAAACCTTCTTCGGTTCTTCCCCTGCtttcatcttctccggcggtGAGGAAACACTCTGGATCTCGCCGTTCGTTCCATCGTCTCCCAAGGTTTCCGATCCAGGTGCACCATCACAGTTCACAGACGCACACGCTCTCTCAACTCCCAAGTCTCAGTTCTTCAATACGGAGTATATCTTTTCAAATCTAGACACATTGGACGGCAATGCAATGCTTCGAATTCCTGTTTGCTTGATGAATTTGTCTGTCGGTTGTTTGGTAGATTTCAGGGGGATTAATCTCCAAGGTTTCCCCTGCCTGCACTGCatctctgctctgctctgttcCAGTATACTCCTATGCTTCGCCGAGATTGTTTCGATTGGGGGATGCGAGGCGTTCGTTGTTCACTGGAAAATCTAATTAACACCCATGTCTCGTTCTTGCTGAGTTTCAGTTAGGTGCTAGGGCGTTGCGCAACGTCTTCTGTTTTAAAAAGCCTGCaactctgaagtctgaagcaTGGTTCAGATTTAACTGTTACTGTTGTATTGCACTTAACCTAGATCCTTATGtagatttttttgtgtggtaATGTAGCAACTCCGAATCATGTTCAATCAGGAATAGGATatgacgattttttttttctttagaacCAGAAGGGGACTAGTAAACCTACTATATCAAGATAAACCGGTCTTATTTAGTACAGTAAGAAGTTGCAGCTTAGTCTTAACTTGACTTCTTCAGGCGAACTATCTAACTACCCATGTGTTTCTACTAATATACTAGACTACTTGCGTATATAAAATTAAACAAATGCAATAATATATTATTAGTGTCACTTGCTAGTAATTTTATCCTGACTTGGTGGCAAGCATCTCCGCCATCTCAGCGTTTTGCAATAGATTTCATGGAGGCGGGGAGGTGACGGACCACTGCCACCTGTTGACTCTCTTATAGCAATATGGACATTTACTTCATGATGCCGTTGTTTACAGGGCTGCTGATACCCATCATTTATATTTGCTTATAGCAGCACAACTGTTTACAGAACATTGAGGCTGTTTGGACACCAGTTTCTTGCCAGAAGGATAGGATGCAGGAGAGTTGTGTAGGCTCGCACACAATCCAGACACATGGTGCTAGATTGGCCAGAAAGCACACGCATGACTGGGTTGTTCTTATTCTCCTTGCTGCGGCTGTGCTTGCCTTGCATTACGCCCCTTCGTTTGCCCGGTTCGTCGGAAAGGACATGATGACTGATATTAAGTACCCTGTGAAACAAAGTACTGTGCCAGCATGGGCTGTTCCTGTATGTCTCTTGCCATTTGCAATTTCCATACATAGCCTCATCCCTCATGTAAGCTGAAACAAAATGATTTCTGATACCAGTATTGGACCTCTTAACAGATAATCTCTATACTCTGCCCTGTGGTTATGTTCATATCGTTGTATGTTGCTAGACGAGATGTCTACGATCTTCATCACGCGACATTAGGTGATTGGCGCTGTCTGCCTTTCCATCTGATGGTTCTGTACTTCTACGCCTTCAGTTATTGGATTACACATATTGGGTAGTAACTCAATTGGTGTATATGGAATGTGTAGGTGTTCTGTTTGCTGTACTGTTAACTGGTGCTCTAACCGACGCGATAAAGAATGCAGTAGGGAGACCTCGACCAGACTTCTTTTGGCGGTGTTTTCCTGATGGAATGCAGGTACGAATATTCTGATATGCTGTGTCTAGATAGTTATCAACTCTTTAAAAAGTTGGAATGTACCATTGCTAGTTGAAATTAACATCGAACTGCATGTTTGTCTTAGCTATATGATCAAGTGACAGGTGGTGTGATTTGCCATGGCGAGAAAAGTTTCTTAAAGGATGGGCACAGGAGTTTTCCTAGTGGACACACGTCGTGTAAGCTTTTACCGTTACGTGCGTGTCTATGCTAGATGCTATTTTGATGGATAACCTTGTAGTTCCTAGTGTTAAGCTAATTGTCTGAGGTAGCAAGAATTGGTTAAAGATTGTCAACAAATGCTGCGTACCCTATATTGTAGCTTATATTTTAATAGTTCATTACCTTTTTATCTTAAGAAACTTAGACCTTTACATGGTACATCTGGATCCTCGTGCTTTACGTTTTATGCTTTGTTGGTAGAACTGTAGTTATCTTAAGCTTATACTATGTGAATGCCACTTTTGTTATTCTATCTACGAGTACTCAGTATTTTATACTATGCGAATATCACTTCGAAAAATCATCTCACAATAGCCTGTACTACAGTTATTATTATACATGAGCAGTCAGTATTTTACAGAATTTGCTTTGCAGGGTCTTTTGCTGGACTTGGATTTTTGTCGCTATACTTATCGGGAAAAATTAAGGCGTTTGATCGCAAAGGTCATGTAGCAAAACTTTGCATCGTGattcttcctctgcttcttgCTTCGCTTGTCGGGATTTCTAGAATAGATGACTATCGACATCACTGGGAAGATGTGGTTGTCGGCGGCCTGATAGGTTTGTACCTCTCAATCCCCTTCTCTTTTCGAATGCATTACATACTGGGGGCCTATGGTAATCGTACTGAATTGATGCATTTCAGGATATATCATGGCAATGCTGTGCTATTTGCATTTCTTCCCTCCTCCACATCACCATCAAGGTTGGTCAATCTCCATCACTGTACAAATTCCTTTCTGCCAATAGTTCAAGGGTGTGTGTTGGTATTACCAAAATCTTGACTTTTACTGTGAATGTGACAgtctctttttctcttttttaacCAAAAAGGTTGGGGGCCGTATGCATACTTCGACATGCTGGAGGAGCTTGAGGCAGGCAATTCAAACAATGCGCAGCACCAACAGTCTGCAGGTGGGCATCACATCGGAGTGACCGGGCAACACCATAACGGGGCATCAAGAAATTTTTTGGAGTCTGGAAGCGCATAACTCGTCCCTGCGTTGTATAGCCTTCCTTGTACAGTAAGAACGACTATGTTTTTATGAATGTTCTTAGCAAGTATTAGAAGTTTAGAACTAGATATGTCATGTTCTCCACCTTATGTTTACGACCGTTCATCTTGAGTTTGAAATCACAAGTTCGGTATATTCTGGCCTAGTGGAACGGACCACCTGGTGTGGCTAAAATTATCTGTTTATGTCTTAGTCTCTGTAAATTGCT
The Brachypodium distachyon strain Bd21 chromosome 2, Brachypodium_distachyon_v3.0, whole genome shotgun sequence genome window above contains:
- the LOC100838994 gene encoding putative lipid phosphate phosphatase 3, chloroplastic, giving the protein MQESCVGSHTIQTHGARLARKHTHDWVVLILLAAAVLALHYAPSFARFVGKDMMTDIKYPVKQSTVPAWAVPIISILCPVVMFISLYVARRDVYDLHHATLGVLFAVLLTGALTDAIKNAVGRPRPDFFWRCFPDGMQLYDQVTGGVICHGEKSFLKDGHRSFPSGHTSWSFAGLGFLSLYLSGKIKAFDRKGHVAKLCIVILPLLLASLVGISRIDDYRHHWEDVVVGGLIGYIMAMLCYLHFFPPPHHHQGWGPYAYFDMLEELEAGNSNNAQHQQSAGGHHIGVTGQHHNGASRNFLESGSA